A genomic stretch from Cellulomonas sp. KRMCY2 includes:
- a CDS encoding cation:proton antiporter family protein, translating into MALGLYLAAAVVGGLLAVAVRLPPLVGYLAAGFALGALGAPEPTALEPIAELGVVLLLFAIGLKFDARTLLRREIWLTTSVHVVLSTAVGMGFLGLLAVVGNGLVADEPAGALALVGFALSFSSTVFVVKVLEDRSDTTSLYGRIAVGLLVMQDVAAVAFMAVAGGELPSPWALALVLLVPAAWLLHRIWDRIGHGELQALFGVTVAVAVGWGLFEAVGVDGQLGALVMGMLLARHPSAPELSRSLMTFKDLMLVAFFLQIGLHGRPGLEDLLLAAALLLVLPAQVAFYAVLLWAMRLRRRTAFLAGLVLANFSEFGIIVASVGASAGLLRERWVLVISLAVAMSFAVSALVNRRGVELATRMVRLLPHHSTYQLHPDDRLVDVGEADALVLGLGRIGSATYSRLRDEYGLSVVGVEHDQSRVTELADQGYDVLRADATDVEFWARVKRAGSVQVVVLAMPFHNANLIALARLHAAGFTGKVAAVARYDDDVAELRRHGADAVFHLYGSAGDALADHATEVLLHRRSGPTHDPGAAPRPAPG; encoded by the coding sequence ATGGCGCTTGGCCTGTACCTCGCGGCCGCCGTGGTCGGCGGACTCCTCGCCGTGGCGGTGCGGCTGCCGCCCCTCGTCGGATACCTCGCGGCGGGCTTCGCCCTGGGCGCGTTGGGAGCACCGGAACCGACGGCGCTCGAGCCGATCGCCGAGCTGGGTGTGGTCCTGCTGCTGTTCGCGATCGGGCTCAAGTTCGACGCGCGCACGTTGCTGCGCCGGGAGATCTGGCTGACGACCAGCGTCCACGTGGTGCTCTCCACAGCGGTCGGGATGGGCTTCCTCGGCCTGCTCGCCGTGGTCGGCAACGGACTGGTCGCCGACGAGCCGGCGGGTGCGCTCGCCCTGGTCGGGTTCGCGTTGTCGTTCTCCTCGACGGTGTTCGTCGTCAAGGTTCTCGAGGACCGGTCCGACACGACGTCCCTGTACGGGCGGATCGCCGTCGGCCTGCTCGTCATGCAGGACGTGGCAGCTGTCGCCTTCATGGCCGTGGCGGGCGGGGAGCTGCCGAGCCCGTGGGCCCTCGCGCTCGTCCTGCTCGTGCCGGCGGCGTGGCTCCTGCACCGGATCTGGGACCGGATCGGGCACGGCGAGCTGCAGGCGCTGTTCGGCGTGACGGTCGCCGTGGCAGTCGGCTGGGGCCTGTTCGAGGCGGTCGGCGTGGACGGTCAGCTCGGCGCCCTCGTCATGGGCATGCTCCTGGCGAGGCACCCGAGCGCACCCGAGCTGTCCCGCTCCTTGATGACCTTCAAGGACCTCATGCTCGTCGCGTTCTTCCTGCAGATCGGGCTGCACGGCCGGCCGGGCCTCGAGGACCTGCTGCTGGCGGCCGCGCTCCTGCTCGTCCTGCCGGCCCAGGTCGCCTTCTACGCGGTACTGCTGTGGGCCATGCGGCTGCGACGACGCACGGCATTCCTCGCAGGTCTCGTCCTGGCCAACTTCTCGGAGTTCGGCATCATCGTCGCCTCCGTGGGCGCGTCGGCCGGTCTGCTGAGGGAGCGCTGGGTGCTCGTGATCTCGCTGGCCGTCGCCATGAGCTTCGCGGTGTCCGCCCTGGTCAACCGGCGTGGGGTCGAGCTGGCCACCCGGATGGTCCGACTGCTGCCGCACCACAGCACCTACCAGCTGCACCCTGACGACCGGCTGGTCGACGTCGGCGAGGCGGACGCCCTGGTGCTCGGCCTCGGCCGCATCGGCTCGGCCACCTACTCACGTCTGCGAGACGAGTACGGGCTGTCCGTCGTCGGCGTCGAGCATGACCAGAGCCGGGTGACCGAGCTCGCCGACCAGGGCTACGACGTGCTCCGCGCCGATGCCACCGACGTGGAGTTCTGGGCCCGGGTGAAGCGGGCCGGAAGTGTGCAGGTGGTGGTGCTCGCCATGCCGTTCCACAATGCCAACCTCATCGCCCTGGCCCGCCTCCATGCCGCCGGTTTCACGGGCAAGGTGGCCGCAGTGGCGCGGTACGACGACGACGTCGCGGAGCTACGACGGCACGGCGCCGACGCCGTGTTCCACCTCTACGGATCCGCCGGTGACGCGCTCGCCGACCACGCGACCGAGGTGCTCCTGCATCGCCGGAGCGGACCCACGCACGACCCGGGTGCCGCACCCCGACCGGCCCCCGGTTGA
- a CDS encoding glycoside hydrolase family 43 protein, whose amino-acid sequence MRNSSRLRSTAVAAAVAVTVTFGSAASAGPGIDAGRNNGQGDDPYGGKSVVGETSPIHDPALVVEGDTWHVFSTGLVNRENGGTIQHWRSTDDGTTWEYVGTIWDQIPAWIDERLTGVDNLWAPEVYEHDGTYYLYYSASVFGQNTSITALATSPTLDPEDPDYAWTDQGEVVSSPVEGLPDGKTFNAIDAGIVEDRDGTPYMAIGSYWYGIWLVELEWPSGKPVANWRDTAVNIADRFIPGNPIEAPYVEEHDGWYYLFVSFDRCCAGADSTYKVAVGRSRDVTGPYLDQEGRDLFGGGGTVILAEHGAIVGPGGQSVDDGWLAFHYYDAANEEIPYFPTLGLQKLRWVDGWPVVDQTVALPEVTLQPHDTRASEHGVVRLTAAASGTPTPVAVWQRSDDGGRTWVDHATDVLDRRGRTTVTLRVDEGLDGSQWRAVFHNPHGTASTDPATVTVRGHRSGR is encoded by the coding sequence ATGCGCAACAGTTCACGTCTGCGGTCGACGGCGGTGGCTGCGGCCGTCGCGGTGACCGTCACGTTCGGCAGTGCGGCGAGCGCCGGCCCGGGCATCGACGCCGGGCGCAACAACGGTCAGGGCGACGACCCGTACGGCGGCAAGAGCGTCGTCGGCGAGACCTCACCCATCCACGACCCGGCCCTCGTGGTCGAGGGCGACACCTGGCACGTCTTCTCCACCGGCCTGGTCAACCGGGAGAACGGCGGGACGATCCAGCACTGGCGGTCGACCGACGACGGCACCACCTGGGAGTACGTGGGCACGATCTGGGACCAGATCCCCGCGTGGATCGACGAGCGCCTGACCGGCGTCGACAACCTGTGGGCCCCGGAGGTCTACGAGCACGACGGCACCTACTACCTGTACTACTCGGCGTCCGTCTTCGGGCAGAACACCTCGATCACGGCCCTCGCGACCTCGCCGACCCTCGACCCGGAGGACCCGGACTACGCCTGGACCGACCAGGGCGAGGTCGTCTCGTCCCCGGTCGAGGGCCTGCCCGACGGCAAGACGTTCAACGCGATCGACGCCGGGATCGTCGAGGACCGCGACGGCACGCCGTACATGGCGATCGGCTCGTACTGGTACGGCATCTGGCTCGTCGAGCTCGAGTGGCCCAGCGGCAAGCCGGTGGCGAACTGGCGCGACACCGCGGTGAACATCGCCGACCGCTTCATCCCAGGCAACCCCATCGAGGCCCCGTACGTCGAGGAGCACGACGGCTGGTACTACCTGTTCGTCTCGTTCGACCGGTGCTGCGCCGGCGCGGACTCGACCTACAAGGTCGCCGTCGGGCGGTCCCGGGATGTCACCGGACCGTACCTGGATCAGGAGGGCCGCGACCTGTTCGGCGGGGGCGGCACGGTCATCCTCGCCGAGCACGGCGCGATCGTCGGCCCGGGCGGCCAGTCCGTCGACGACGGCTGGCTCGCGTTCCACTACTACGACGCCGCCAACGAGGAGATCCCGTACTTCCCGACGCTCGGCCTGCAGAAGCTCCGCTGGGTCGACGGCTGGCCCGTGGTCGACCAGACCGTGGCGCTGCCCGAGGTCACCCTGCAGCCACACGACACCCGGGCCTCCGAGCACGGCGTCGTACGTCTCACCGCCGCGGCGTCGGGCACGCCGACCCCGGTGGCCGTCTGGCAGCGGTCCGACGACGGCGGCCGGACCTGGGTGGACCACGCCACCGACGTGCTCGACCGTCGGGGTCGCACGACGGTGACGCTGCGCGTCGACGAAGGCCTCGACGGCAGCCAGTGGCGCGCCGTCTTCCACAACCCGCACGGGACGGCGTCAACCGATCCCGCCACCGTCACCGTGCGAGGTCACCGGTCCGGCCGGTGA
- a CDS encoding MarR family winged helix-turn-helix transcriptional regulator, translating to MTTADPGVRPLSPEEQDFLRALARTVVFVPRAFEADLGRAHGLSISEFFALMHLSETPQGRLRMGDLAAATALTLGAVTRVVKLLEGKGLVERRPSASDGRVHEAVITEAGHERLAQAHPAHVAGVRRRILDKLDGLDLRTCTTALSRISQDDSTPRPQGESQP from the coding sequence GTGACCACGGCGGACCCAGGCGTTCGGCCCCTCAGCCCCGAGGAGCAGGACTTCCTGCGTGCGCTGGCGCGCACCGTGGTGTTCGTCCCGAGGGCCTTCGAGGCCGACCTGGGTCGGGCGCACGGTCTGTCGATCAGCGAGTTCTTCGCCCTGATGCACCTGTCCGAGACCCCGCAAGGGCGGCTGCGGATGGGCGACCTGGCGGCGGCGACGGCGCTGACCCTGGGTGCGGTGACCAGGGTCGTCAAGCTGCTGGAGGGCAAGGGTCTGGTGGAGCGCAGACCGAGTGCCTCCGACGGTCGCGTCCACGAGGCGGTCATCACCGAGGCCGGGCACGAACGTCTCGCCCAGGCTCATCCGGCGCACGTGGCGGGTGTCCGGCGTCGCATCTTGGACAAGCTCGACGGCCTCGACCTGCGGACGTGCACCACGGCGCTGTCGCGCATCAGCCAGGACGACTCGACCCCGAGACCCCAAGGAGAGAGCCAGCCGTGA
- a CDS encoding PadR family transcriptional regulator → MSVRQGIVALLAERPMHGYQLKTEFERRTGGTWPVNIGQVYTTVQRLIRDGLVEPVPHPGERELERFRLTEAGAAEAAAWWSRPVERGAPAREELAIKLALAVTARGVDVRAVVQAQRTETMRALHDYTRLKATGRPDGEPEADLAWSLVLDHLVFAAEAEVRWLDHVEARVARAAVRPAAVDPAPAAENAAQPGGVASAQGADATRGARR, encoded by the coding sequence GTGTCTGTTCGTCAGGGGATCGTGGCGCTGTTGGCCGAGCGGCCGATGCACGGCTACCAGCTGAAGACCGAGTTCGAGCGGCGCACCGGCGGCACGTGGCCGGTCAACATCGGGCAGGTCTACACGACGGTCCAGCGTCTGATCCGCGATGGGCTGGTCGAGCCGGTCCCCCACCCGGGCGAGCGAGAGCTGGAGCGGTTCCGGCTGACCGAGGCCGGCGCCGCGGAGGCCGCCGCCTGGTGGTCGCGGCCGGTGGAGCGTGGCGCGCCCGCGAGGGAGGAGCTGGCGATCAAGCTGGCCCTCGCGGTGACCGCGCGGGGGGTAGATGTGCGGGCGGTGGTGCAGGCCCAGCGCACCGAGACGATGCGCGCCCTGCACGACTACACCCGGCTCAAGGCGACCGGCCGACCCGACGGCGAGCCCGAGGCGGACCTGGCCTGGTCGCTGGTGCTGGACCACCTCGTGTTCGCGGCTGAGGCCGAGGTCCGGTGGTTGGACCACGTCGAGGCGCGGGTCGCCAGGGCTGCCGTTCGTCCAGCCGCCGTTGATCCGGCGCCGGCGGCCGAGAACGCCGCGCAGCCTGGCGGTGTGGCGTCGGCGCAGGGGGCCGACGCCACCCGCGGAGCACGCCGATGA
- a CDS encoding ABC transporter ATP-binding protein — protein MTPALGPVLLSLRGVHRVHGHGATAVNALRGVDLDVRLGELVAVMGPSGSGKSTLLNLAGGLDTPSDGTVTLAGTEISALDMRGRARLRRRSVGYVFQDFNLIPALTAAENVALPRELDGVATRAARREALVAMDDLGITELADRFPDEMSGGQQQRVAIARALVGPRRLVLADEPTGALDSVTGEDVMRLLRARVDAGAAGLLVTHEARFAAWADRTIFLRDGIVVDTTGTPAGPESLLAGHAAGEH, from the coding sequence ATGACCCCGGCCCTCGGCCCGGTACTGCTGTCCCTGCGCGGGGTGCACCGGGTCCACGGTCACGGCGCCACAGCGGTCAACGCCCTGCGCGGGGTGGACCTGGACGTGCGCCTGGGCGAGCTCGTCGCGGTGATGGGCCCGTCCGGTTCGGGCAAGTCGACCCTGCTCAACCTGGCAGGTGGGCTGGACACCCCGAGCGATGGCACGGTCACGCTGGCCGGCACGGAGATCTCGGCACTCGACATGCGCGGCCGCGCACGGCTGCGCCGGCGCAGCGTCGGATACGTGTTCCAGGACTTCAACCTGATCCCCGCACTCACAGCCGCGGAGAACGTCGCCCTCCCCCGCGAGCTGGATGGCGTGGCCACCCGCGCAGCCCGACGCGAGGCACTGGTCGCGATGGACGACCTGGGCATCACCGAGCTCGCGGACAGGTTCCCCGACGAGATGTCCGGTGGCCAGCAGCAGCGGGTGGCGATCGCCCGCGCCCTGGTCGGGCCCCGGCGTCTGGTGCTGGCCGACGAGCCGACCGGCGCCCTCGACTCGGTCACCGGTGAGGACGTCATGCGCCTGCTCCGGGCCAGGGTCGACGCCGGCGCCGCCGGGCTGCTGGTCACCCATGAGGCGCGGTTCGCGGCCTGGGCCGATCGCACGATCTTCCTGCGCGACGGCATCGTGGTGGACACCACCGGCACCCCCGCCGGACCCGAGTCGCTCCTGGCCGGGCACGCCGCAGGCGAGCACTGA
- a CDS encoding FtsX-like permease family protein — protein MSGWWARWRVAARIARREARRARPRTALVALLVALPVLAGSTWLVALASSVATDATFSRLMLGTAAEARVRHECPVAVAQDLRGGTGGSCMYDETTVTNESPAGLEQDVRGVLGPEATLRELVTAGARAVGAGQGLELDYGELTLDELTRPVLPLTAGRLPSAPGEVVAMPWVLQGLNASIGDTVTITVSNGAPASTLVVGELSKHAQVAAVVGLPGTAPALAAVATPSPADARLEWFVGGPVPVTWEQVLDLNELGFVAASRAVLADPPPRSAMPYYQDGWSAADTPAVSSLTVYAGLIGVGLTEMVLLVGPAFAVGAQRSRRALALQAAVGADRAQLRRTVLGGALVIGLGASLVGAAAGTVLGAVLIKAMGELVNLVVPWAQLAGVVLIGLLVSLAAAALPARAAGRLDVLAVLNGHSRATAHGHRSTRAGLLVGLLGTIAVLVGAVRSLPTVTLAGVVGVLLGTVASAPGLLALAARVHVRLPLAGRYALRDALRHRSRTGPALAAVIAAVAGGVTGATLLAGDLAHTRNTYVPTATQGVLRIVLDRTWLTGDDRIHVPARALAAAADAAPLGDLAPIQILTVDGAPNAMIAVRTATPTDNQCPLWAIERALTPQERADGSRDARCATTGTSWTKGLTYGGLDVVVDDGTMVRTTGLPGSAAAADALADGAALVYDSSALWPDGTVHLTVNVDGTDVAELAVPGHVLRASFTQQGPVIPTAALPGLEAAGITNLQVGALAAPAGAVTETELAAARTAVARVAGAAPFTIDSAVPTMPAPHQMTVAGVAIALALALAATWIAVGLAAADQQPDLATLAAVGAEPAWRRRLAGAHAAVLTGVGTALGLVIGVILGAALTLGRRGAWPDLDPAWTVQIPWAVLTAIAIGLPTIGATVVMAVTRSRVIMVRRRAD, from the coding sequence ATGAGCGGTTGGTGGGCTCGATGGCGGGTGGCCGCCCGGATCGCACGGCGTGAGGCGCGGCGGGCCAGGCCCCGCACGGCGCTCGTGGCACTGCTGGTCGCCCTGCCTGTCCTGGCCGGCTCGACGTGGTTGGTCGCGCTGGCCTCGTCTGTCGCGACCGACGCGACGTTCTCCCGGCTGATGCTGGGCACGGCCGCTGAGGCGCGGGTCCGCCACGAGTGCCCGGTCGCCGTCGCCCAGGACCTGCGCGGCGGGACCGGTGGCAGCTGCATGTACGACGAGACCACCGTCACCAACGAGAGCCCCGCGGGGCTCGAGCAGGACGTGCGCGGGGTGCTCGGGCCGGAGGCGACGCTGCGCGAGCTCGTCACCGCCGGCGCTCGCGCTGTCGGGGCCGGCCAGGGACTCGAGCTCGACTACGGCGAGCTCACCCTGGACGAGCTGACCAGACCCGTGCTGCCACTCACGGCCGGGCGCCTCCCGAGCGCGCCGGGCGAGGTGGTGGCAATGCCGTGGGTGCTGCAAGGCCTGAACGCCTCGATCGGCGACACCGTGACCATCACGGTCTCGAACGGCGCACCCGCCTCGACCCTCGTCGTCGGGGAGCTGTCGAAGCACGCGCAGGTCGCAGCGGTCGTCGGCCTGCCGGGCACCGCGCCGGCCCTGGCCGCAGTGGCGACGCCCTCGCCGGCCGATGCCAGGCTCGAGTGGTTCGTGGGCGGTCCCGTGCCCGTGACGTGGGAGCAGGTGCTCGACCTGAACGAGCTCGGGTTCGTCGCGGCCAGCCGCGCCGTCCTCGCCGATCCGCCACCGCGCAGCGCGATGCCCTACTACCAGGACGGCTGGTCGGCCGCCGACACCCCAGCTGTGTCGTCGCTGACCGTCTACGCCGGGCTGATCGGGGTCGGGCTGACCGAGATGGTCCTGCTGGTCGGGCCCGCGTTCGCCGTCGGGGCCCAGCGCTCTCGTCGCGCGCTCGCACTTCAGGCCGCTGTCGGCGCGGACCGCGCTCAGCTGCGCCGAACGGTGCTCGGCGGCGCACTGGTCATCGGCCTGGGTGCATCGCTGGTCGGGGCCGCGGCCGGTACCGTCCTCGGCGCGGTCCTGATCAAGGCAATGGGCGAGCTCGTCAACCTCGTGGTGCCGTGGGCGCAACTGGCCGGGGTCGTCCTGATCGGGCTGCTGGTCAGCCTGGCGGCCGCGGCACTTCCCGCCCGGGCGGCGGGAAGGCTCGACGTGCTCGCGGTCTTGAACGGGCACTCCCGTGCCACAGCACACGGGCACCGCTCGACCCGGGCCGGGCTTCTGGTAGGACTGCTCGGCACCATCGCGGTTCTCGTGGGAGCCGTGCGCTCCCTACCCACGGTGACCCTCGCTGGCGTGGTGGGCGTCCTGCTCGGGACCGTCGCGTCCGCGCCCGGACTGCTCGCCCTGGCCGCCAGGGTGCACGTCCGGCTCCCGCTCGCCGGTCGGTACGCACTGCGCGACGCGCTCCGTCACCGCTCCCGCACCGGTCCCGCGCTGGCCGCGGTGATCGCCGCTGTCGCAGGTGGCGTCACCGGGGCGACGCTGCTGGCCGGCGACCTCGCGCACACCCGCAACACGTACGTGCCCACCGCCACACAGGGCGTCCTCCGAATCGTCCTCGACCGGACCTGGCTCACCGGCGACGACCGCATCCACGTCCCCGCGCGAGCCCTCGCGGCAGCCGCCGACGCCGCGCCTCTGGGCGACCTCGCCCCGATCCAGATCCTGACCGTCGACGGCGCACCGAACGCGATGATCGCCGTGCGCACCGCGACCCCGACCGACAACCAGTGCCCGCTCTGGGCGATCGAACGGGCCCTGACGCCCCAAGAGCGTGCCGACGGTTCCCGCGACGCCCGCTGCGCGACGACGGGTACGAGCTGGACGAAGGGACTGACCTACGGCGGACTCGACGTCGTCGTGGACGACGGGACCATGGTCCGCACGACAGGGCTGCCTGGCAGCGCCGCCGCAGCTGACGCACTCGCCGACGGCGCAGCTCTCGTCTACGACTCCAGCGCCCTCTGGCCGGACGGGACGGTGCACCTGACCGTGAACGTCGACGGCACGGACGTGGCGGAGCTCGCCGTGCCCGGGCACGTCCTTCGCGCCTCGTTCACCCAGCAGGGCCCGGTCATCCCCACAGCTGCCCTGCCCGGGCTCGAAGCCGCTGGCATCACCAACCTGCAGGTGGGGGCACTCGCGGCGCCCGCGGGCGCGGTGACCGAGACCGAGCTCGCCGCCGCCAGGACCGCCGTTGCACGGGTGGCGGGCGCGGCCCCGTTCACGATCGACTCCGCCGTCCCAACCATGCCGGCACCGCACCAGATGACCGTCGCCGGCGTGGCGATCGCCCTCGCCCTAGCCCTGGCCGCGACCTGGATCGCCGTCGGCCTCGCCGCCGCCGACCAGCAGCCCGACCTGGCCACCCTCGCCGCCGTCGGCGCCGAACCCGCCTGGCGTCGACGGCTCGCAGGCGCCCACGCCGCCGTGCTCACCGGGGTGGGCACCGCCCTCGGGCTCGTCATCGGCGTCATCCTCGGCGCGGCACTGACCCTCGGCAGGCGCGGAGCATGGCCCGACCTCGACCCGGCATGGACCGTCCAGATCCCCTGGGCAGTGCTGACGGCGATTGCCATCGGCCTGCCGACCATCGGGGCGACCGTCGTCATGGCCGTCACCCGATCACGGGTCATCATGGTCCGGCGGCGAGCGGACTGA
- a CDS encoding alpha-amylase family protein encodes MPQNSGTHRPIAVQDSALTLHGEPTAMYGGAVHYWRLERDRWAPILDSVRAMGFTMISIYIPWEVHEISKGRFDFGEINPSNDIDAFLTLCEEKGFSIVVRPGPQINSELTWFGYPKRILANERLHARSAQGSKVILTQVPKPIPALNYASEEFLDETALWFDAICAILAKHAYPHGGIVAAQVDNEMAYFFNVNAYAADYSDESIAGYREFLATKHGGLAGINAAYGTEHADLASVEPPRRFEGTTYTQIPWYADWSEYRERYLITAMDRLAGMMRERGLGGIALFHNYPHPLGPGGAASGFTTPFNLMELEDKLDFVGFDIYARKELYAHVKTVVSYVVGTSRYPYIPEFIAGVWPWYLNPGDLSDEEFVTKAALMHGIRGFSRYMLVERDRWLDSPIRRDGRERADKVGVFGKVNTLLDEAEYLRFGREAEVLLLANREYDRLEATSVLISFPGDFLETPSGFSEYAGALTISEDALGFDQPVQLLKGTWFGAFSAALAGSGYGSVLSDTALRPERWAGRKVVVVSTLDYLDAGLQASLVAFAEAGGTVVMGPKAPTLDSVMRPCTVLADALAGATVSAQGARVAAVGSGRLVLVSELAQVAAVLAEVGEAAGLTRVTVNDPGLDVTVHGAGDDPTAKLVFVANPTAVPIAAVVEVGGRLGAVRELWDGRDVTTDGTAIAETLAPYSIHIYRCTVTA; translated from the coding sequence GTGCCTCAGAACTCCGGCACCCACCGCCCCATCGCAGTACAGGACAGCGCCCTGACCCTTCACGGAGAACCCACCGCGATGTACGGCGGCGCCGTGCACTACTGGCGGCTGGAGCGCGACCGCTGGGCACCGATCCTCGACTCGGTCCGCGCCATGGGCTTCACCATGATCTCGATCTACATCCCGTGGGAGGTCCACGAGATCTCCAAGGGCCGGTTCGACTTCGGTGAGATCAACCCCTCCAACGACATCGACGCCTTCCTCACGCTGTGCGAGGAGAAGGGGTTCTCGATCGTCGTGCGGCCCGGCCCGCAGATCAACTCCGAGCTCACGTGGTTCGGCTACCCCAAGCGGATCCTGGCCAACGAGCGGCTGCACGCCCGCAGCGCCCAGGGCTCCAAGGTCATCCTCACGCAGGTGCCCAAGCCGATTCCCGCGCTCAACTACGCCAGCGAGGAGTTCCTCGACGAGACCGCGCTGTGGTTCGATGCGATCTGCGCCATCCTCGCCAAGCACGCGTACCCGCACGGCGGCATCGTCGCCGCGCAGGTGGACAACGAGATGGCGTACTTCTTCAACGTCAACGCCTACGCCGCGGACTACTCCGACGAGTCGATCGCCGGCTACCGCGAGTTCCTCGCCACCAAGCACGGCGGACTGGCGGGGATCAACGCGGCCTACGGCACCGAGCACGCCGACCTCGCGTCGGTCGAGCCTCCGCGGCGGTTCGAGGGCACGACGTACACGCAGATCCCCTGGTACGCCGACTGGTCGGAGTACCGCGAGCGCTACCTCATCACCGCGATGGACCGCCTCGCCGGGATGATGCGCGAGCGTGGGCTCGGCGGGATCGCCCTGTTCCACAACTACCCGCACCCCCTGGGCCCGGGTGGCGCCGCCTCAGGCTTCACCACGCCGTTCAACCTCATGGAGCTCGAGGACAAGCTCGACTTCGTCGGCTTCGACATCTACGCCCGCAAGGAGCTCTACGCGCACGTCAAGACGGTCGTGTCCTACGTCGTGGGCACCAGCCGCTACCCGTACATCCCGGAGTTCATCGCCGGCGTGTGGCCCTGGTACCTCAACCCGGGCGACCTGTCCGACGAGGAGTTCGTCACCAAGGCCGCGCTCATGCACGGGATCAGGGGCTTCAGCCGGTACATGCTCGTCGAGCGCGATCGCTGGCTGGACTCGCCGATCCGACGCGACGGCCGGGAGCGCGCCGACAAGGTCGGCGTCTTCGGCAAGGTCAACACCCTGCTCGACGAGGCCGAGTACCTGCGGTTCGGTCGGGAGGCCGAGGTGCTCCTGCTCGCCAACAGGGAGTACGACCGGCTCGAGGCCACCTCGGTGCTGATCTCCTTCCCCGGGGACTTCCTCGAGACTCCGTCCGGCTTCTCCGAGTACGCCGGCGCCCTGACCATCAGCGAGGACGCGCTGGGCTTCGACCAGCCCGTCCAGCTGCTCAAGGGCACCTGGTTCGGTGCCTTCTCGGCCGCCCTGGCCGGGTCCGGGTACGGCTCAGTACTCTCCGACACCGCGCTGCGGCCCGAGCGCTGGGCCGGCCGCAAGGTCGTGGTCGTCTCGACGCTCGACTACCTCGATGCGGGTCTGCAGGCCTCGCTGGTGGCCTTCGCCGAGGCCGGCGGGACCGTGGTCATGGGTCCCAAGGCGCCGACGCTGGACAGCGTCATGCGACCGTGCACCGTCCTGGCCGACGCCCTCGCCGGCGCAACCGTGTCCGCGCAGGGTGCGCGGGTCGCTGCGGTCGGATCGGGCCGGCTCGTGCTGGTCTCCGAGCTCGCGCAGGTGGCAGCCGTCCTGGCCGAGGTCGGCGAGGCTGCTGGGCTGACCAGGGTGACGGTCAACGACCCGGGCCTGGACGTCACCGTTCACGGCGCAGGGGACGACCCCACCGCGAAGCTCGTCTTCGTCGCGAACCCGACGGCGGTGCCGATTGCCGCCGTCGTCGAGGTCGGTGGCCGCCTCGGTGCAGTGCGCGAGCTCTGGGACGGCCGGGACGTCACGACGGATGGCACCGCCATCGCCGAGACGCTCGCGCCGTACTCCATCCACATCTACCGGTGCACCGTCACCGCCTGA
- a CDS encoding ABC transporter permease: protein MSTTTSAPAATRGGALRRLTARIDWRRDIIYVGFVVVFLVFAVLLGDQGFLSTTNLLNILRQTAIVTIIAVGMTFVIANAEIDLSVGSIAGLASIATAMAISRFGLVPGILAGLAVGAIVGAINGSLVAFVRIPSFLVTLAMLGIAAGIAQWVTASAPQPILDDLYNTVFGSGNIGFLPGLVIWSTLVVGIGAVVLKKARFGRQVLATGANRTAAEYSGINTASIKFRVMMISAMASALAGMLYAGRLQSGRFQWGAGDEMSAIAAVILGGTALSGGRGSVIGTLFGALLMGLINNGLILAGLDSSQQQVVRGVIIVLAVALARKK, encoded by the coding sequence ATGAGCACGACGACGAGCGCACCGGCCGCCACCCGTGGCGGCGCCCTGCGGCGGCTGACCGCCAGGATCGACTGGCGGCGCGACATCATCTACGTCGGCTTCGTCGTGGTGTTCCTGGTCTTCGCCGTCCTGCTCGGCGACCAGGGCTTCCTCAGCACCACGAACCTGCTGAACATCCTTCGCCAGACGGCGATCGTCACGATCATCGCGGTCGGCATGACCTTCGTCATCGCCAACGCCGAGATCGACCTGTCCGTCGGCTCGATCGCCGGCCTGGCCTCGATCGCCACGGCGATGGCGATCTCCCGGTTCGGCCTGGTCCCCGGAATCCTCGCCGGGCTCGCCGTCGGTGCCATCGTCGGGGCGATCAACGGCTCGCTCGTGGCCTTCGTGCGGATCCCGTCGTTCCTGGTCACCCTGGCCATGCTCGGCATCGCCGCCGGCATCGCCCAGTGGGTCACTGCCTCGGCCCCCCAGCCGATCCTCGACGACCTCTACAACACCGTCTTCGGCTCGGGGAACATCGGGTTCCTGCCTGGGCTGGTGATCTGGAGCACGCTCGTCGTCGGCATCGGCGCCGTTGTGCTCAAGAAGGCGCGGTTCGGCCGCCAGGTCCTGGCCACCGGAGCCAACCGGACCGCGGCGGAGTACTCCGGCATCAACACGGCCTCGATCAAGTTCCGGGTCATGATGATCTCCGCGATGGCCTCCGCGCTGGCCGGGATGCTCTACGCGGGACGACTCCAGTCGGGCCGCTTCCAGTGGGGCGCCGGGGACGAGATGAGCGCCATCGCGGCGGTCATCCTCGGCGGCACCGCCCTGTCGGGCGGGCGCGGCTCCGTGATCGGCACCCTCTTCGGTGCCCTGCTCATGGGCCTCATCAACAACGGCCTCATCCTCGCGGGCCTCGACTCGAGCCAGCAGCAGGTCGTCAGGGGCGTGATCATCGTCCTCGCGGTGGCCCTCGCCCGGAAGAAGTAG